The window CGCAAGGCTGATCGCCGCACTCAAACCCTACGAGGAGCACATGATCGATACCGTCCGGAGAAAGGATAAATCCGCGGAGGACCGGGCTGTCGAGGTCAAAATGCTCCGGAATGCAAACATAGTTCTCTCAAGCGGGAAGAAAGCCGTCCGTGCTTTTGCCGCAAGGGGCGTGGGGCCCGACACTGCTTCGAGAATTATCGGGACGTTTGCAAACGGCGACCAGTTCTATCTTGAAATCCTTAAAGCGGAGAGAAATTATATCAAAACCCACAGGTTCTGGAATTAATCAGGATGTTGTACTCCACCTGATGTCGGGGATAATATTTTTACCTTTTGCGAGTAATATGACCCAAAGGCAGGAGTTGTGAGGGTCTGAACTGTGAAAAAATAAATGGAGATTTCTGCTCAACTAAATGTTGCAGAACTCCCTCTTATTTTCGTAATTTTGCCCCCCAAAATTAATTCACCGTAACGTTCCTCACGACCTGTCTGGGTAGTTTCGTTTTTTTCAGTGATCTTCAGTTCAATATTGTTGGTCTTGTTATTCGCGGGTCCGGATCATAACCAGGGAAAGGGAGATAGGGTTCGTTTTCTCGTCGATTAAGAAAAGGTATTTCCCGGCAGGGATAAGAGATAAGGTCATGTGCGGGAGGTTCGCTTTCTTCAATGCGGAAGGTTTCGGGGACGCATACGGAAATTTCAACCCGCTGCCGATCCTCCCGTCTTCCTACAACGTCTCGCCGGGAAAAAGCATTCCTGTCGTCTGCCGGGACGGGAGCGAAAACCCTGAAGTCCTCTTCGCTAAATGGGGCCTTGTCCCCTCCTGGAAGAAGAACGACGAATCGGGTGCATGGCTCATCAACGCCCGCTCGGATTCTCTCACGGAAAAACCGGCCTTCAGGGACAACTTCAGGGAGCACCGCTGCCTCATTCCTGCGAACGGATTCTACGAGTGGAAACACGAAGGCACGAGGAAGGTTCCCTACTACATCCGTTTCGACAGGCCGCTGATCGCATTTGCGGGAATCTACGATACATGGACTGCACCGGAAGGCGACAGAAGAACATCGTGCTGCATCATAACGACCGGGGCAAACGCTGAGGTAAAGCAGGTCCACGACAGGATGCCGGCGGTCCTTTCGGAAGAGGATTGCAGGAGATGGCTCTCCCCCGGGCTTTCGCAGGACGATTATCTCGCGATGCTCAAACCATATCCTGCGGAAGAAACAGAGATCTACGCCGTCGGTTCGAAAGTGAACTCTACAAGTGCTGAAGGCCCGGGGCTGATCGAGAGAGTTGATTCAGGAGGCTGGTGGTGATAAAAATGACGAAAGTCAGATCTATGCCGCGGCAAAAATGTTCGTCCCAAATAGGTCACGAACCGTGTTTTTCACTCCCAGGATGACCCAGACCCATTCAGGTTTATAGGGCATCCCTATATCAGGGATCGGTTCGGATACGAAAATAACCGGGACATCATCAATACCAGATTCGGATGCCCTCAAACTGATTACCCGGTAGATTTTATCCATCATTTCCCGGTCGACATTCGTTTCCTCATCGATTGCTACCCGGACAGTGCCAACGCGATCATAACCGTACGAGAGAACAGGCCCTTCGGGATAGTAGTAAGCCTCTATATCCGGATGCGTTTCTTCAACAATCAGATCTATGTCGTCATACCAGTCATTCAGCGCTCTTTTGTCAGGCAGATCTTTGATTATACCGGTATCGACGACCTCACCGTTTTGATCGTATACCGGAACGTCCCCATAGGCGGCAATGAGGTATTTGGTATAGTCCTCCGACACAACCTGATATGATTTATTCCTCAGTTCATACCCCGAAGCCGCCCCGGACAGGCATATAATCAGTAAAAATACGATCAACAAATTCAGAAAAGAGATTTTACTCATAATATCCTTTCCATGTGCCGCAACCAGTTTTCTATCTCCATAAAATACGTTTCCTGTAAATACCAGATACGGGACTGACTAATATAAAACAATCAAAAAGATTCGATGAAAAGCGAATATAATCATAAATTTTAAATGTAATTCTTCTTTTTGAGAAAATAGAATACCAATACAATTGTCTGGGCAATTGCAATGATAAGACAGATCACAAAGAGAGAAAGAAAAGGACTGGTCGCCAGATGCCTCGTCAGGCTCTCCAATATGCCCTGGTCGAAGGGTTTTGAACTCAGCTTAGGAATTGAAATATATGTATAAAACGCGGCAAATGCTGCAATATAAGTGAGTAAAGATGAGATGAGAATCGTAAACCGGGTATCCTTATCAGGATTTAATATCGCATCTCCTTTCGCCGTGAGTTCGTAATAGATCCATTTGTTCTTTGAATCGACAGGTTGTATCAGCCCTGCTTCCTCCAGCTTCATCAGGTGGTGATGCATTGTGGATTCCTGCAAAGAAAATTCTCTAGCAAGCTCCGAATTCGTCTTCCGTCTTGTGTTCAGGGACTTGAGTATATCGATCCTTTTGTCGGATGACAACACTTCAAATATCTCTTTATCCAGGATCACCTCGCTCTTATCCACCGCCACACTTCCTTTACCTGATGCCGATACCCTTTAAGAACAGATTCATTTTCAGCGATTATAAATTTTGCAGGAGTGCTTTAAGAGAATTTTTTTAACTTCAGAAGGGCTTAAGCCCCTGCGGGGCAGCCCGACGCAAGTTTCTGCGAAACTTGCGATCTCGTGATATCCCGGCCTGGACGCTACCCGTTCGGGTAGCCTCGGCTGGGTGTTTTAAAACATTTGGAGCCGGAAGGACGCTTGCCCGTCCCGACGGCGACCTATCGCCATGAGGGGGAGGGTTGAAGGGAGGGGGAGAATCCCACTCCCTTCTCTGAATGTTCCAAAGGATTATTCTCTCCTTACGCCCTTGAATTTTCCACCGCTCGTCTTAACATCCTGAAATTTCCCGTCAGGACCCCTTTTCGTATACAATCCGGTTTTCGGGTTCTTAACCTGCGACCTGTCCCTGACAGCGCCTTTTCTGGAACCGCTTCCTGTATTCTTCGCCATTGTATCGCGATACGATATTATAATCGATGAATTTTTCGATTTGATTTTAGTGATTAACAAAAAAAGAAAACAAACGCCCAGTACGGAATTCGAATCCGTGTCGCAGCCGTGACAGGGCTGCATGATAGGCCACTACACTAACTGGGCAAAGCGTGCTGCAAATCAGCATAACATATTGATCTTTTTGGTTATTTAAGGGTTTTATTTAGCAGCGACCGAAATCTGCAAGATTACACAAAAAGTGCTCCATGAACGCAGCATAATGTATTATATTCTCTTCCCGCGATTCTTTGTCGTGGAAAAATGACTGATGACGAATCATACCGGAAGGCGAAGGAGAAAGTAGCGGAACTGAGAGGATTCTACTCTCATCTCGCCGCATACATATGCGTCAATCTCATGCTCATTTCAATCAACCTCCTGACGTACTCCGGCTACTACTGGTTCCTTTGGGTGACCTTCTTCTGGGGACTGGCTGTCCTGGGACATGCATGGCGTGTCTTCGGGCACAATAAAGTCATGAGTGATGAATGGGAAGAGAAGAAAATAAAGGAATACATGGAAAAAGACAAAAAATAATTTCCAAATTCGCTTTTTTATTCTGTTACTGATTATGAAAAGGGCATAAGCCCCTGTCGGGGCAGCCCGGTGCTTAGTTTGCTGCGCAAACTTTCGCAATGGTGATAACCCGGCCTGGACGCTACCCATCCGGGTAGCCTCGGCCGGGAAGACAAAAATAAGTTGTTGAACCGGAGCCGGAGGGATGCTTGCCCATCCCGAAGGCGACCTATCGCCACAGGGGGAGGGTTGAAGGGAGGGGGAGAATCCCTCTCCCTTCTCTGATATTGTTTAATAGAGAGTCAATGAACTGAAACAGATTTTTAGGGATCTTATTCCTCAACACTAACGAAAAAGATCCCCCGTTCCTCCCTCTTCTCCGCAACTCGCCCTTCCTCGATCAAAAGCTGGATATATTTATTGATCTCGTTCGGGTGCATCCCGAGAATGGACGAGAGATCCTCTACAGTGCAGGGACGGCGGGAGATCGTCTGAACAATGCACTCCATCGCATCGCCTGAAAAGCTCCCGATTCCCGATCTCGACGACGGCCTCCCGGTGATCTCCGTCCCCTCATAACCAAGACCTTCAGCGAACCTCTCCAACTCCTCGTGCGTCGCCGCCCTGATCCAGTCGACTACGCCCGGCCGGTCGAGCGTATTCAGCTGAACCCTGTCGGGCGAAATCCTGTGCACCGCTTCCGACAGAGCGGCGAGCTCCTCCTCCGTATCGTTCAGTCCCGGGACGACGAAAATCTCGAGCCAGAATTCGCCCGGGAACTCTTTCTTCAGCTCCACCAGACCCGAGATGATCTCTTCGACCTTCAGCGAGCTGCAGGGACGGTCGATCTTCATGAACCCCCTTTCGGTAGCTGAATCCAGCGAAGGAATAATCACGTCGATATCCCTCATCTCATCACGGACGCTTTTATCAAAAAAGAGGCTTCCGTTCGTGAGCAGCGCAACCCTGTAGTCCGGATACTTATCCTTGATAAACCGGGTAATCTCGCCAATTCCGCTGTGAAGCGTCGGTTCACCCGAACCGGAATATGTAATATAATCAAGCCGCGGCGATTCCGAAAGGTATGAATCCAGTTCCTCGATGACCTCCGCAGTAGGGACATATTCGTGGCGTTCGGCAGTGAGATTCGTCGTCCTACCACATTCGCAGTATATGCAGTTGTAGCTGCACGTCTTATGAGGAATGAGATCGATTCCCAGGGAGATCCCGAGCCTCCTCGAAGGAACAGGACCAAAGAGATGTTTGTATATTCTTTTTCCGCACGCCACTATTCACACCGTTGGGATATTATAAAACGCGAGGATAATTAAAGCGTAAGGATTCAGACAGGAGATTTTGACGTGAATGCCAAAGACGCCAAATCGAGTTTCGGGAGGCATTATTATTGAACAGCAGGCAAGATGCAGTCATCAACAAGCTGCATCGGATCACGTGGTTTATCCACTATCTCAGATGCTATTGCCACTACAAGGTCTTTTTCCGGAATGCATCTGATAACA of the Methanolacinia paynteri genome contains:
- a CDS encoding ArsR/SmtB family transcription factor; translated protein: MAVDKSEVILDKEIFEVLSSDKRIDILKSLNTRRKTNSELAREFSLQESTMHHHLMKLEEAGLIQPVDSKNKWIYYELTAKGDAILNPDKDTRFTILISSLLTYIAAFAAFYTYISIPKLSSKPFDQGILESLTRHLATSPFLSLFVICLIIAIAQTIVLVFYFLKKKNYI
- a CDS encoding SOS response-associated peptidase encodes the protein MCGRFAFFNAEGFGDAYGNFNPLPILPSSYNVSPGKSIPVVCRDGSENPEVLFAKWGLVPSWKKNDESGAWLINARSDSLTEKPAFRDNFREHRCLIPANGFYEWKHEGTRKVPYYIRFDRPLIAFAGIYDTWTAPEGDRRTSCCIITTGANAEVKQVHDRMPAVLSEEDCRRWLSPGLSQDDYLAMLKPYPAEETEIYAVGSKVNSTSAEGPGLIERVDSGGWW
- a CDS encoding radical SAM protein → MACGKRIYKHLFGPVPSRRLGISLGIDLIPHKTCSYNCIYCECGRTTNLTAERHEYVPTAEVIEELDSYLSESPRLDYITYSGSGEPTLHSGIGEITRFIKDKYPDYRVALLTNGSLFFDKSVRDEMRDIDVIIPSLDSATERGFMKIDRPCSSLKVEEIISGLVELKKEFPGEFWLEIFVVPGLNDTEEELAALSEAVHRISPDRVQLNTLDRPGVVDWIRAATHEELERFAEGLGYEGTEITGRPSSRSGIGSFSGDAMECIVQTISRRPCTVEDLSSILGMHPNEINKYIQLLIEEGRVAEKREERGIFFVSVEE
- a CDS encoding 2TM domain-containing protein, whose product is MTDDESYRKAKEKVAELRGFYSHLAAYICVNLMLISINLLTYSGYYWFLWVTFFWGLAVLGHAWRVFGHNKVMSDEWEEKKIKEYMEKDKK